The Sphingomonas alpina genome has a segment encoding these proteins:
- a CDS encoding TonB-dependent receptor domain-containing protein, giving the protein MNRNNNDLGTRDEFDRRDTYRIVVGAEGTFNDDWKYDFSVNYGEFQSRSKFYNNRIESRFLKAADAVRNGSGQIVCRVNQVTVTDAACVPLNLFGNGAPSQAALNYINTTSTRRGKATEFDVTANVVGDSSQLFELPGGPVKFAIGAEYRRETASYAYDDTIKGGDTFFNAIPDFRPPSFSVKEAYGELELPLLKDLPFAQELSISAAGRVADYKGSTGTVWAYNVGGLYAPVRDLKFRVNYSKSVRAPTLGDLYSSPSQNFDQLNDPCDVLYINTGKPTRAANCAAAGVPVGFENTVARAGSTDFLSAGNPNLKAEQSRSLTYGAIFQPSFVPGLAVTVDYYDIKINKVISAVDAQTILNACYDAASLNNQFCGFINPRQSNGLFARPALLQTVVNFAAQRAKGIDFDASYNRRFGPDTKAVLRVVGTWVRTRTNYPYLDDPNQPDRVKGELGDPVWNVNASIDLTHKNFTLGYQLRYIGRQSITDWEAQHDTYGEPARDPNYADVVYYPKVIYHAVRASVDVDKSFTLYGGVDNLTDKRPPYGLLGTGDGDGIYDNIGRFMYVGVSAKF; this is encoded by the coding sequence CTGAATCGTAACAACAACGATCTCGGCACTCGCGACGAATTCGATCGTCGCGATACCTACCGCATCGTGGTCGGCGCGGAAGGCACCTTCAATGACGACTGGAAGTATGATTTCTCGGTCAACTACGGAGAATTCCAAAGCCGATCCAAATTCTACAACAACCGGATCGAGTCGCGTTTCCTCAAGGCGGCGGATGCCGTACGCAACGGAAGCGGGCAGATCGTGTGCCGCGTCAATCAGGTTACGGTTACCGACGCCGCTTGCGTCCCACTGAACTTGTTCGGCAACGGCGCGCCGAGCCAGGCAGCGCTTAATTACATCAACACGACTTCGACGCGTCGCGGCAAGGCGACCGAATTCGATGTCACGGCGAACGTGGTGGGCGACAGTTCGCAGCTGTTCGAACTTCCCGGTGGCCCGGTAAAGTTCGCGATTGGTGCGGAATATCGTCGCGAGACGGCCTCCTACGCCTATGACGATACCATCAAGGGCGGCGATACGTTCTTCAACGCCATCCCGGATTTCCGCCCACCATCGTTCTCGGTCAAGGAAGCCTATGGCGAACTCGAGCTTCCGCTGTTGAAGGATCTGCCGTTCGCTCAGGAACTGTCTATCAGCGCAGCGGGACGGGTCGCGGACTACAAGGGATCGACCGGCACGGTCTGGGCCTATAATGTCGGCGGTCTGTATGCGCCGGTCCGCGATCTGAAGTTCCGGGTCAATTATTCGAAATCGGTGCGGGCACCGACTCTGGGCGATCTTTACTCATCTCCGTCGCAGAATTTCGATCAGTTGAACGACCCTTGCGATGTTCTCTATATCAATACCGGTAAACCGACCCGCGCCGCGAACTGTGCGGCGGCAGGTGTGCCGGTCGGGTTTGAGAATACGGTGGCACGTGCCGGCAGCACCGACTTCCTGTCCGCGGGCAATCCGAATCTGAAGGCAGAGCAATCGCGAAGCCTGACGTACGGCGCCATTTTCCAGCCGAGCTTTGTTCCCGGTCTGGCGGTCACGGTCGATTATTACGACATCAAGATCAACAAGGTGATCAGCGCCGTCGATGCCCAGACGATTCTGAATGCCTGCTATGACGCGGCGTCGCTCAACAACCAGTTCTGCGGGTTCATCAACCCGCGGCAGTCCAACGGTCTGTTCGCTCGCCCGGCCTTGCTGCAGACCGTGGTCAATTTCGCTGCGCAGCGTGCCAAGGGCATCGACTTTGACGCCTCCTACAATCGCCGGTTCGGGCCCGATACCAAGGCGGTGCTGCGTGTCGTTGGAACGTGGGTCCGCACGCGCACCAATTATCCGTATCTCGATGACCCGAACCAGCCGGATCGTGTCAAGGGCGAACTCGGCGATCCGGTCTGGAACGTCAACGCATCGATAGATCTGACCCACAAGAATTTCACCTTGGGGTACCAGCTTCGTTATATCGGGCGGCAGTCGATCACGGATTGGGAGGCTCAGCACGACACTTATGGCGAACCCGCGCGTGACCCGAATTATGCTGACGTCGTCTATTATCCGAAGGTCATTTACCACGCGGTTCGCGCATCGGTGGATGTCGACAAAAGCTTCACTCTTTACGGCGGCGTCGACAATCTGACTGACAAGCGGCCGCCTTATGGGTTGCTCGGCACCGGCGACGGCGACGGCATTTATGATAATATCGGCCGCTTCATGTATGTTGGGGTTTCAGCCAAGTTCTGA
- a CDS encoding type II toxin-antitoxin system CcdA family antitoxin: MPRSNVGETRTAYRRPTNVSLDAAMIEDAKELGINVSRACEEGLAKQIKAERERRWIEENREAIDGWNAWVAEHGLPLEKYRQF, from the coding sequence ATGCCCCGATCCAATGTCGGCGAAACCCGCACCGCTTATCGTCGCCCGACCAATGTATCTCTGGATGCTGCGATGATCGAGGATGCCAAGGAACTCGGTATCAACGTCTCGCGTGCGTGTGAGGAAGGGCTGGCGAAACAGATCAAGGCAGAACGCGAGCGGCGCTGGATCGAAGAAAATCGCGAGGCGATCGACGGTTGGAATGCTTGGGTCGCGGAACATGGCTTGCCGTTGGAGAAGTATCGGCAATTCTGA
- a CDS encoding sensor histidine kinase, with protein MTEISTTATAIAGVVLALLVIGAGAILYRGLRAQREALATLTTNARLEALLAAAPALAMVVRADGRLELPDRLADWLGLSSSPRYLADLAGGKVGLTADDAAALASDVAAAQKAGRTFKRTVRAQGSSRTLMIQGVRAPRDLQAPGGVVLWVFDATESQAEIGRLSEEGAGARAAFDALTGLIEAAPLPMWYRGADLRLAMVNSAYVEAVEGADAEDVVRRGVELVEGSGVGGPLASAVLARDTDMPQMQAMPATIRGARRMLRVYDVPLPTGGVAGFAVDIEELEQARSGIKRFGDAQRAMLDRLSAGVVQFAADRTLIFCNQPFRRLFAMRSEWLSDRPEFDRVLERMREANRLPEVRDFPGWKAERRDWFVATSGAIEENWHLPGGVHLRVVAQPLPDGGLLLIFEDRTEQVQLASARDTLLRVRTATFDNLYEALGVFAADGRLQIWNNKFRALWGFDEEFLSTHPRVDVLAEAAAAKLANPARAQLIADLVRAATVERQQRGGRVGFADGRHFEFAAVPLPDGNGLFTMLDISDSRQIERALRDRNEALEAADRVKTAFVANMSYELRTPLTSISGFAEMLSEGYAGKLTKAADSYVDAIMESVERLGLLVDEVLDLTQNDGKTPALEMLEVDLEQAARAAADVIAPIARRKKLDFAVEVLPSIGSTKGDAKRLRQVIEHLLRHAVHGTPEGGRILLHADGTAAAARIIVSDDGTGMSKDAVKRAFDRFAQPGVTRGGERALGLGLPLAKQFVEAHDGTIVLVSEPGQGTFVTVELPRR; from the coding sequence GTGACGGAGATATCGACAACGGCCACCGCGATTGCCGGTGTCGTGCTCGCTTTGCTCGTCATCGGTGCGGGTGCGATCCTCTATCGGGGCCTGCGCGCACAGCGCGAGGCATTGGCAACGCTGACCACCAACGCCCGTCTCGAAGCATTGCTCGCCGCTGCGCCAGCGCTGGCGATGGTCGTTCGTGCGGATGGGCGCCTCGAACTGCCCGATCGCCTGGCCGATTGGCTTGGCCTGTCTTCGTCCCCGCGTTATCTTGCCGATCTGGCGGGCGGGAAGGTCGGCCTTACGGCGGACGATGCGGCCGCGCTCGCGAGCGATGTCGCGGCAGCGCAGAAGGCGGGGCGAACGTTCAAGCGAACGGTGCGTGCGCAAGGGTCGTCGCGGACATTGATGATCCAGGGCGTACGCGCCCCGCGCGACCTGCAGGCGCCGGGGGGCGTTGTACTCTGGGTGTTCGACGCGACCGAAAGCCAGGCGGAGATCGGGCGACTGAGCGAGGAGGGCGCGGGCGCGCGTGCCGCGTTCGACGCATTGACCGGCCTGATCGAAGCGGCGCCGCTGCCGATGTGGTATCGCGGCGCTGACCTGCGGCTTGCCATGGTCAACTCCGCTTATGTCGAGGCGGTCGAGGGCGCCGATGCCGAGGATGTCGTGCGCCGCGGGGTCGAACTGGTCGAAGGGTCGGGGGTCGGCGGTCCGCTGGCCAGCGCCGTGCTGGCGCGCGATACCGACATGCCGCAGATGCAGGCGATGCCCGCCACTATTCGCGGCGCACGGCGCATGCTGCGCGTCTATGACGTGCCCTTGCCGACCGGCGGGGTGGCCGGCTTCGCGGTCGATATCGAGGAACTCGAACAGGCGCGTTCGGGGATCAAGCGTTTCGGCGATGCGCAACGCGCGATGCTCGACCGATTGTCGGCCGGGGTGGTGCAGTTTGCCGCCGATCGGACGCTGATCTTCTGCAACCAGCCGTTCCGCCGCCTGTTCGCGATGCGCAGCGAATGGCTGTCCGACCGGCCGGAATTCGACCGCGTGCTGGAGCGCATGCGCGAAGCCAACCGGCTGCCCGAAGTGCGCGATTTTCCGGGCTGGAAGGCGGAGCGGCGCGACTGGTTCGTCGCGACCAGCGGGGCGATCGAGGAGAATTGGCATCTGCCCGGCGGTGTCCACCTGCGCGTAGTCGCGCAGCCCTTGCCCGATGGCGGCCTGCTGCTGATCTTCGAGGACCGCACCGAGCAGGTGCAGCTGGCCAGCGCGCGCGACACACTGCTGCGAGTGCGCACGGCGACATTCGACAATCTCTACGAAGCGCTTGGTGTGTTCGCGGCGGATGGCCGGTTGCAGATCTGGAACAACAAGTTCCGCGCGCTGTGGGGGTTCGACGAAGAGTTCCTGTCGACCCATCCGCGCGTCGATGTGCTGGCCGAAGCGGCGGCCGCGAAACTCGCCAACCCGGCGCGTGCGCAATTGATTGCCGACCTGGTTCGTGCGGCGACGGTCGAGCGGCAACAGCGCGGCGGCCGGGTCGGATTCGCCGATGGGCGGCATTTCGAGTTCGCCGCCGTGCCGCTGCCGGACGGCAACGGCCTGTTCACCATGCTCGACATTTCCGACAGCCGCCAGATCGAGCGCGCGCTGCGGGACCGCAACGAAGCGCTGGAGGCGGCGGACCGGGTGAAGACCGCGTTCGTCGCCAATATGAGTTACGAACTGCGTACGCCGCTGACCTCGATCAGCGGGTTCGCCGAGATGCTGAGCGAAGGCTATGCCGGGAAGTTGACCAAGGCGGCCGACAGCTATGTCGACGCCATCATGGAATCGGTCGAACGGCTCGGCCTGCTGGTCGATGAAGTCCTCGACCTGACCCAGAATGACGGGAAGACTCCTGCGCTGGAGATGCTGGAGGTGGATCTGGAACAGGCGGCCCGCGCGGCAGCGGACGTGATCGCGCCGATCGCCAGGCGCAAGAAGCTTGATTTCGCAGTCGAGGTGCTGCCGTCGATCGGCAGCACCAAGGGCGATGCGAAGCGCCTGCGCCAGGTGATCGAGCATCTTCTGCGCCACGCGGTCCATGGCACGCCGGAAGGCGGGCGTATCCTGCTTCACGCTGACGGAACGGCCGCGGCGGCGCGGATCATCGTGTCCGACGATGGTACCGGAATGAGCAAGGATGCGGTCAAGCGCGCGTTCGATCGCTTTGCGCAGCCGGGCGTGACGCGTGGCGGGGAACGGGCGCTCGGGCTGGGCCTGCCGCTCGCCAAGCAGTTCGTCGAGGCGCATGACGGAACGATCGTGCTGGTGTCCGAGCCTGGGCAGGGGACGTTCGTCACGGTCGAATTGCCACGGCGTTGA
- a CDS encoding tetratricopeptide repeat-containing sulfotransferase family protein, translated as MVKSDGTDLRGACEEARLRVAADPRDEAAAQMLFEAVSQAGHIAATRRSKATYAIAPQVAEATRLLEKDSVEEAEILLRHYLTLVRNDPDAMLLMANIAGRSGFPENAEKILRRSVELHPGRADNWMALAQVLHEEAKKLDRVTLVDEALACLDRALAIDPTHEEALGYKAALLVQIRRLDAARQAFEELVAAFPESPPGWVNFAHLLKTLGFFGEAVAAYRTAIALDPANGTAWWLFADLKLARFFPADIHRMEDALQRSMPDAGRINLHFALAAAYDQAGDYAPAADHWRRGNGLRLDLRPHDMEAMQCGIDAAIQTYTSQFFVKRSDVGEPSPDPIFIIGLPRSGSTLLEQILSSHSRIEGTAELFAVQQIEMELFRQQESISIENIVEDLDPADFRKLGNRYLELTRFHRRTDRARFIDKNPGNWRQVGLIHMMLPNARIIDIRRNPLDCCFANYTQHFMVGVNYSYGFTEIASQYREYVRLMRHFDRVLPGRVHRVIYEDLVENVEAEVRALLDHLALPFEESCLRFFETDRPIHTPSSEQVRQPINRAGIGRVGKYEPWVGELRNALGTLVEDWRDQR; from the coding sequence ATGGTGAAGAGCGACGGCACGGACCTTAGGGGCGCCTGTGAAGAGGCCCGTCTTCGCGTGGCCGCCGACCCTCGCGATGAAGCTGCCGCACAAATGCTTTTCGAAGCCGTCAGCCAAGCCGGTCACATCGCAGCGACACGACGGTCCAAGGCTACCTACGCCATTGCTCCACAAGTGGCCGAAGCGACGAGGCTCCTTGAAAAGGACAGCGTCGAAGAGGCAGAAATCCTGCTCCGGCACTACCTCACCTTGGTGCGGAATGACCCGGACGCCATGTTGCTGATGGCGAATATCGCTGGCCGTTCCGGTTTTCCCGAGAATGCGGAAAAAATCCTGCGACGGTCCGTCGAACTCCACCCGGGGCGAGCCGATAATTGGATGGCGCTGGCGCAGGTCCTGCACGAAGAAGCAAAGAAACTCGACCGGGTCACGCTGGTCGATGAAGCTCTTGCCTGCCTTGATCGCGCCTTGGCGATCGATCCGACCCACGAGGAAGCGCTTGGCTACAAGGCCGCCCTGCTCGTGCAGATCCGGCGGCTCGATGCGGCGCGGCAGGCGTTCGAGGAATTGGTCGCTGCATTTCCGGAAAGCCCGCCGGGTTGGGTAAACTTCGCGCATCTGCTGAAGACGCTCGGATTTTTCGGAGAGGCGGTTGCCGCTTATCGAACCGCGATCGCGCTTGACCCGGCCAACGGCACTGCCTGGTGGCTGTTCGCTGACCTGAAGCTCGCGCGCTTCTTTCCGGCAGACATTCACCGGATGGAGGACGCGCTTCAACGATCGATGCCCGATGCCGGCAGGATCAACCTGCATTTCGCGCTTGCCGCAGCCTATGATCAGGCCGGGGACTATGCGCCCGCGGCCGATCATTGGCGTCGGGGCAATGGCCTTCGTCTCGATCTTCGTCCTCATGACATGGAGGCAATGCAGTGCGGCATCGATGCCGCGATCCAGACCTATACTTCCCAGTTTTTCGTAAAGCGGTCGGATGTGGGCGAGCCAAGCCCGGATCCCATCTTTATCATTGGTCTGCCGAGATCCGGTTCCACGTTGCTGGAACAGATATTGTCGAGCCATTCCCGGATCGAAGGTACGGCAGAGCTATTTGCCGTGCAGCAGATCGAAATGGAGTTGTTCCGCCAGCAGGAAAGCATCTCCATCGAGAACATCGTCGAGGATCTGGACCCGGCCGATTTTCGGAAACTCGGCAACCGCTACCTCGAACTGACGCGTTTTCACCGCAGGACGGACCGGGCCAGGTTCATCGACAAGAATCCGGGCAACTGGCGGCAGGTGGGGTTGATCCACATGATGCTTCCCAATGCGCGGATCATCGATATCCGTCGCAACCCGCTCGATTGCTGCTTCGCAAACTACACGCAACATTTCATGGTGGGTGTGAACTACAGCTACGGGTTTACGGAGATTGCGTCGCAATATCGTGAATATGTGCGACTTATGCGTCACTTCGACCGGGTCTTGCCGGGCAGAGTGCATCGAGTCATCTACGAAGACCTTGTCGAAAATGTCGAAGCTGAGGTGCGGGCGCTACTCGATCATCTCGCGTTGCCGTTCGAAGAGTCGTGCCTGAGATTCTTCGAAACCGACCGTCCGATCCATACCCCCAGTTCCGAGCAAGTACGGCAACCTATCAATCGAGCCGGAATCGGCAGAGTCGGGAAATATGAGCCATGGGTGGGCGAACTCAGGAATGCACTTGGTACCCTCGTGGAGGACTGGCGCGATCAGCGCTGA
- a CDS encoding TonB-dependent receptor domain-containing protein, whose product MRKPNLIILSSVSLIALGTAPAFAQSTSAAPAEAAPQEAAQLPPSEPAQDEAKSENDIVVTGSRIRRDNFATPQNVDIFTRNDQILAGARSTTEILQSATVTSGTSQVSGSFLGFLSEGGQGANVVGLRGLGSSRTLLLLNGRRLAPAGVGPQLVSADLNVLPTAIVQRIEVLREGASSIYGSDAIAGVINIITDTKMNGLTVDAFSDVPEIGAGNTYRISVTGGKTFERGHITAAFEYREDKGLRLGDRDIYSCPRELAFIGGKEIGQGSPDDPNKLRCFPFERQAIGTAVGYGLGYTGFTDGNSLLGFSFAGRQGLRNGSINTPPLNVDNYDLRPLSNPIALQDTVFTPIKTYTAYVNGAYELGVLGDTELYGEALFSRRQSRQKNSTQINFQNITNFGEAQLYGGNLTNLGAGPATVPCADVFGSACSPFYPTAWADSGINYYSPFVVPNRTFQQSQDVDFFRGNVGLRGSTGIGDWRFDANAMFSRTRSKSTIQNPLTERVGNILVAVDAPANTPAQYITRGLPGQVGAGNNYTCAANVTAGAYNGGTCVPINFFDPAVLTDGQLSSAFYDYLYANSTGRTRYDQDTFSLVFDGSLFSLPGGPVKAAIGFEHRRDKIVDTPSPERMSGQLYGYGTAAITKGSDRVNEAFAELQLPILKDRPFFHSLEFSASGRYTHYKSYGSGWTYAFKGEWAPISNIRFRGNYGTNFRAPNLYEQFVADEVGFYPGGLDPCDEFASKYSSTNTVYKNCLAELTPILGVDDPSTPDVVEGALGYFTSGSIQVTTTGGRGRLKAEKAKTWGLGTVLSAPKDWGDFSLAIDYWNVEVKGEVSTLGNLILDFCYEANDFPNNPYCGFLNGRITDSQDPGFGQISSFRNPYLNISRQRAQGIDLDARYATDLFGGRFQTQLQATRMLKQQLEYFDGDGLNDFNGQLGYPGAGAGPKLVASLDTRFTTKSGVTFRWGVEYVGKAEDKEDPFFLTANGGTCDENIPGNCVQVDYDLVAETYWEHGVSVQWLWKDIGQVTIGVNNLFNEKPPTISAHPTNNAPRLGNTFANGPYDYRGRSFFINVTRSF is encoded by the coding sequence ATGCGTAAGCCCAATCTGATCATTCTATCTTCCGTTTCGCTCATTGCGCTCGGCACCGCGCCCGCGTTCGCGCAATCCACTAGCGCCGCACCGGCAGAGGCAGCTCCACAGGAGGCGGCTCAGTTACCGCCCAGCGAGCCTGCACAGGACGAAGCGAAATCGGAGAACGATATCGTTGTCACCGGCTCCCGTATCCGTCGGGACAATTTTGCCACGCCGCAGAACGTCGATATCTTCACGCGCAACGATCAGATTCTGGCGGGTGCGCGGTCAACCACCGAGATTCTGCAAAGCGCGACGGTGACGTCCGGCACTTCGCAGGTCAGCGGCAGTTTTCTCGGCTTCCTTTCCGAGGGTGGCCAAGGGGCTAACGTGGTGGGCCTTCGTGGTCTGGGATCATCGCGTACGCTGCTTCTGCTGAACGGTCGCCGTCTGGCGCCGGCCGGGGTGGGTCCGCAATTGGTATCTGCTGACCTAAACGTGCTCCCGACCGCGATCGTCCAGCGTATCGAAGTCCTGCGCGAGGGCGCGTCGTCGATTTACGGTTCCGACGCGATCGCGGGGGTCATCAACATCATCACCGATACCAAGATGAACGGGCTGACGGTCGATGCGTTCAGTGACGTTCCGGAAATCGGTGCCGGCAATACCTATCGTATTTCGGTCACCGGCGGTAAGACGTTTGAGCGCGGGCATATCACCGCCGCTTTCGAATATCGCGAAGACAAGGGGCTTCGCCTCGGCGACCGGGATATCTATTCCTGCCCACGCGAACTTGCCTTTATCGGCGGTAAGGAGATTGGCCAGGGATCGCCGGATGACCCCAACAAGCTGCGCTGCTTTCCGTTCGAGCGGCAGGCGATTGGTACGGCGGTGGGCTATGGTCTGGGCTACACCGGCTTTACTGACGGGAACAGCCTGTTGGGTTTCAGCTTCGCCGGCCGCCAGGGATTGCGCAACGGCAGTATCAATACGCCGCCGCTCAATGTGGACAATTACGACCTGCGGCCGCTTTCCAATCCCATCGCGCTGCAGGACACGGTTTTCACCCCGATCAAGACCTATACGGCCTATGTCAACGGTGCCTATGAGCTGGGAGTACTTGGCGACACCGAGTTGTACGGCGAAGCGCTGTTCAGCCGCCGGCAGTCACGGCAGAAAAACAGCACCCAGATCAATTTCCAGAACATCACGAATTTTGGCGAAGCGCAGCTCTACGGTGGCAATCTAACCAATCTAGGTGCCGGGCCCGCCACGGTTCCATGTGCGGATGTTTTCGGAAGTGCTTGCAGTCCGTTCTATCCGACTGCCTGGGCGGACAGCGGAATTAATTATTATAGCCCGTTTGTCGTCCCCAATCGGACTTTCCAGCAGTCACAGGACGTGGATTTCTTCCGTGGCAATGTCGGCCTTCGAGGCAGCACCGGAATTGGCGACTGGCGTTTCGACGCCAATGCAATGTTCTCCCGCACACGTTCCAAATCGACGATTCAGAATCCGCTGACGGAGCGCGTCGGAAATATCCTGGTTGCGGTCGACGCCCCGGCCAACACGCCGGCGCAATATATCACGCGCGGCTTGCCTGGTCAGGTCGGCGCGGGCAACAACTATACCTGCGCTGCGAACGTCACCGCTGGTGCCTATAATGGCGGAACCTGTGTTCCGATCAATTTCTTCGATCCCGCCGTTCTGACCGACGGCCAGCTTTCCAGTGCCTTTTATGATTATCTCTACGCCAACAGCACGGGCCGTACCCGGTACGACCAGGATACGTTCAGCCTTGTCTTCGATGGCTCGCTGTTCTCGCTGCCTGGCGGCCCGGTAAAGGCTGCGATCGGTTTTGAGCATCGGCGTGACAAGATCGTCGATACTCCGTCGCCGGAGCGCATGTCAGGACAGCTTTACGGCTACGGGACGGCGGCGATCACCAAGGGAAGCGATCGTGTCAACGAAGCTTTTGCCGAGTTGCAACTGCCGATTCTGAAAGATCGTCCGTTCTTTCATTCACTCGAATTCTCTGCCTCTGGCCGTTATACGCATTACAAGTCCTATGGGTCGGGGTGGACCTATGCGTTCAAGGGTGAATGGGCGCCGATCAGCAACATCCGGTTTCGTGGTAATTACGGTACCAACTTCCGTGCACCGAATCTGTACGAGCAGTTTGTTGCCGACGAAGTCGGTTTCTACCCGGGTGGACTTGATCCCTGCGACGAATTTGCCAGCAAATACTCATCGACGAACACCGTATACAAGAATTGCTTGGCAGAGCTGACACCCATACTTGGTGTCGACGACCCCTCTACACCCGATGTTGTAGAAGGCGCGCTGGGCTATTTTACCTCAGGTTCCATCCAGGTGACGACGACGGGCGGTCGTGGGCGGCTCAAGGCCGAGAAGGCCAAGACCTGGGGCCTCGGCACGGTATTGTCCGCACCGAAGGACTGGGGAGATTTCTCGCTGGCAATTGATTACTGGAATGTCGAAGTGAAAGGTGAGGTTTCTACTCTGGGTAACCTGATCCTGGACTTCTGTTATGAGGCGAATGATTTCCCCAACAATCCATATTGCGGCTTCCTCAACGGGCGTATCACGGATAGTCAGGATCCGGGCTTTGGACAGATATCGAGCTTCCGTAATCCCTATTTGAATATTTCCCGGCAGCGTGCACAGGGCATCGATCTCGATGCGCGGTATGCGACAGATCTGTTCGGCGGACGCTTCCAGACCCAGTTGCAGGCGACCCGGATGCTCAAGCAACAGCTCGAATATTTCGACGGAGATGGCTTGAACGACTTCAACGGTCAGCTCGGATATCCGGGAGCTGGTGCAGGGCCGAAGCTTGTCGCTTCGCTCGATACCCGATTCACTACCAAGAGCGGTGTCACATTCCGTTGGGGCGTGGAATATGTCGGCAAGGCCGAAGACAAGGAGGATCCCTTCTTCCTGACGGCGAACGGCGGTACGTGCGATGAGAATATTCCGGGCAATTGTGTCCAAGTGGATTATGATCTGGTCGCGGAAACGTATTGGGAGCACGGCGTTTCCGTTCAATGGCTATGGAAGGATATCGGTCAGGTCACGATCGGGGTGAACAATTTGTTCAATGAGAAGCCTCCGACGATCAGCGCTCATCCGACTAATAACGCTCCCAGGCTTGGAAACACCTTTGCCAATGGGCCTTATGATTATCGTGGCCGCTCCTTCTTCATAAACGTGACCCGCTCGTTCTGA
- a CDS encoding TonB-dependent receptor plug domain-containing protein: MADAQADPAAGGDIVVTGSRIARPSLSSIQPATTLTGADLTRTGGIVIGDVLNDLPALRSTFSQANSTQYLGTSGLNLLDLRGLGVPRTLVLVNGRRHITSQEGEFQVDTNTIPTDLIDRVDVVTGGSSAVYGSDAMAGVVNFVMKRDFDGVMLNAQSGISDKRDRGTYRVSGTFGKNFAEGRGNVALSLEYNRANLLTNADRDELTGAFSGRNQFQLVDRPTANSPKRRFLTGVHSFGYDNGGNFVAYNGGSLLDCGGGIASACLPNGAPRVFGFKPDGSLSEYNYGTDFRPAGSNNNQNGDGGTLTDRGTLDPSLKRYVANFIAHYDVSEGFKPFIEAKFVRVESFNQGTPTFGQGGTQGSDGDGGPAVGGDLSRFRGPDLFRQRLSQA, encoded by the coding sequence GTGGCCGATGCGCAGGCTGACCCGGCTGCGGGCGGGGACATTGTCGTCACGGGATCGCGCATTGCGCGCCCGTCGCTCAGCTCCATCCAGCCTGCCACGACGCTCACCGGCGCGGACCTGACGCGAACGGGCGGCATTGTCATCGGTGATGTGCTGAACGACCTGCCGGCGCTGCGGTCGACCTTCAGTCAGGCGAATTCAACTCAGTATCTCGGCACGTCCGGCCTGAACCTGCTCGACCTTCGCGGTCTTGGCGTTCCGCGCACGCTCGTGCTGGTAAACGGTCGCCGTCACATCACTTCGCAAGAGGGCGAATTTCAGGTCGACACCAACACGATCCCGACCGATCTGATCGACCGGGTGGATGTCGTGACCGGCGGCAGCTCCGCCGTTTACGGTTCGGACGCCATGGCGGGTGTCGTCAATTTCGTGATGAAGCGCGATTTTGACGGGGTGATGCTCAATGCCCAGAGCGGTATTTCGGACAAGCGAGACCGGGGCACCTATCGCGTGTCCGGGACGTTCGGGAAGAACTTCGCCGAAGGACGCGGGAATGTCGCGCTGAGCCTGGAATATAATCGGGCCAATCTGCTGACCAACGCCGACCGCGATGAATTGACCGGCGCTTTTTCGGGCCGCAATCAGTTCCAGCTCGTTGACCGTCCGACGGCCAATTCGCCGAAGCGTCGATTCCTTACCGGGGTTCACAGCTTCGGCTATGACAATGGCGGCAATTTTGTTGCCTATAACGGCGGTAGCTTACTCGATTGTGGCGGCGGTATTGCGTCCGCTTGCCTCCCCAACGGCGCTCCGCGGGTTTTTGGCTTCAAGCCGGATGGCTCACTGTCGGAATATAATTACGGGACAGATTTCCGCCCGGCGGGATCGAATAACAACCAGAATGGTGATGGCGGCACGCTTACCGACCGCGGTACGCTGGATCCGTCGCTGAAGCGCTACGTGGCCAATTTCATCGCCCATTACGATGTCTCGGAAGGCTTCAAGCCGTTTATCGAGGCCAAATTCGTACGCGTCGAGAGCTTCAACCAAGGCACGCCAACTTTCGGTCAGGGTGGGACTCAGGGCAGCGATGGTGATGGCGGACCTGCTGTAGGGGGAGACCTATCTCGGTTCCGGGGTCCCGATCTATTTCGACAACGCCTTTCTCAGGCCTGA